The DNA segment TTAGCGATctgaaaaggggggaagtaaaaaaataaaaaataaaataaaataaataaataaataaagatgAAGAACCCAACATAAGCAAGTGAGAAGAACTACTTTCCGTTTTGCATTCATTGGTTTCAGCCAAGGGAAAATGGCCTCCTTTCTAGACATGTCCCGCACTTCATTAGTTATTATATTTTgtccattcttcttctttttttaattcgttaTTACTTTCGTTGGAGAAATGACTTTATCGATACTTCGCCTACGAGAGGAATGTCAGAAGGGGTGTGGAGTTGGACAGGCGTTTTCACCGTAGGAATGGAGCAACAGATCAGTTGCGTGAATATGCAATGGCCACCATAGAAGTGTGCACATACTGCTCTGCGTACTTTTGCTATACAATGTAGAAATATGTTTGAGAAGCAGATTTTTCAATGAGACATTCGATAAAAAGAACTCCCTCTTTGGAGggtctttccctttttattatgatattttattatgatattctattattattttttttctctctcccctACTTCTTGGAATTCTTCGTTTCCGAATTGCCTTCCTTCGCCTCGGGGGTATTTATTTCctgcaaaaggaaaaggaagacaagTTTCACGGTGTCAATCATTTTGGCATGTGTGCAGTGTCTCTCATGTTGTTTTTCGGCACAAGTTGCCTTCATCTTGGATGCCCATTTGTCCCATTCTCCATTTAGGCACATCGTTGCTAAATCACCCCGCTGTTACTCCGTTACGCGCCTTCTCCACTTGCCTTACCATCGTGCTCACGCTTATCGTCAGGAACCGTCAACCTCCCTTTGCGGCGTTGACGTTATTATGACCGTTTATAAAATCGGTAGATTAGCGCCAACGCAGACTGCAAAGATGCATTCGCGAGAACAAGGCGCTTCGCTCACACGAAGGTGGGCATACGTATGTCAGCAAATCAACTCGTCTGAAGGTAAGCCCGTTAACAGGTCAACACCCATGTACGTATGCGCGCATGTGTTCGTGTTAATGTGCTACGCATGTACCACTATGGATGCCAAAATGGTCTCCTCCGGGGAAgtaggagaaaagaaaaatggctttctccttttcaatGTTAGTGGCCTCTATCTCAGGGGGAGGGGTAGCTCCTTCGTTCATTCTCCCTGTTCGCTAGCTCTCCTTGTTGCCTCGTTGATATGCGCCTTAAAAAACGTGCCGCGCCTAAATTCCTTCCAGCGTACTataaacaaatggaaagggggagaaataaagttccttttttttcttttggggATTACCCTAAGGTACATACCAAATATAAGTACCTACGTGCATATCTTTATTTATACACCCTTGTACacgtatattatattatgcttcattttttttttttttttttttttttttttttccttttaccttTCAGTCCGCccccaaaggaggaaaaaaatatgtacgtGCATAAATTTACCATTGCAActacgtattttttttttttttttttttttttttttttcttttccttttaatttttccaaagatGGAAGTCATCATGTACGCATAATACAGTTGTGTAGGAAAGGGGGacagtgttttttttttttttttatttttcgctcctttccccattttgttttatttccaaACGCTTGGTTTCGCTGTTCTGGTCATTAGTAAAAGCAGCGGGGGGCATCAAAGAAAGGGAATCCTTGACAAACCCTTGCCATACCTATGTACTTGTGGAGAACCCCCCTCGCAGGATCCCCGTGTAAACACCTACTCGATCGGATGAAACACatacatgggaaaaaataaaaaaaaatggaccgACCCGAAAGCACATTGATAGAACTGTTTTGTGGACCCCTCCTGATTTATAAtgtccatttttgtaaaGGCAAAAAGGGTAACACAGCCTTGGGCTCATTTCCAGGCCGTCCTTCGCACCATGAGCTTTGCCATCCGTCACGCAGTTTTTCACGTAAACGGAAatcttatatttttatatgcacatgcaGACATTCACACAAACATATGTGATGATGGTGTTTTTCCCGTGGGAAGTACTTCTTAAACCACTCGTAGAGAAAGATAATTCCCTTTACTAATGGCGAACCTGTGTAATCCAGACAATGTCTCCTTCGCGCAGCAAGTACAAAGACAACTACACAGtgggcacaaaaaaagaaggggaaaaaaaggacattcGAAAGAAAAACACAGGTGTCTGTTCAAAGAGAATTATGCATACGCACCGCGACTACCCATATCCGCTCATCCATTTCTCGCAAAAAATGCAACTGCATCAATGACCCAGTGGAAACAAACTGGACAGGAGACACATTTCTAACTAAATACCATTTCCTTCgtacgttaaaaaaaaaaaattccgcaTTTTCATTGCGtcttaaatttaaaaaagtcaaatggaaggaaaagcaaaacaaaataaaatagaacaaaacaaaatatatatatatatatatatatatatatttttcaaaaaaataaaagtaaacAGCGGGAAAAAGAGCTGTGGGCGTAATTCCACAACAAGTGTCTTAATTAAAACGCGTAAAACGCTAGCCATATCTCAAGGAGGATGTAACACAAATGATACAGAGTGATTAATTATcaggggcaaaaaaaataaatcgtCAGGGGGAATGATGCATAAATACTGGGGAAAAGgcaaaagacaaaaaaaaaaaaataaaatgaaatagcaCAAAATAAAGTGCAGTAAGGATCATTTTACCTTCTGTAACTTTTGTATAATAAATGGATGCGAGGCAGCCATCttcgcgaaaaaaaaaaatgttaattcTGAAGTGGGATCAGCGGTTATACGTGTACCCGCTCACACCTCTAGGGTGCTACTGCTCACGTGGTACATCGCAGTGCCTTCTCCTTTCGCATACTTACAAGAGCAGACCAGAAAAAATGCCTGAGGCACGTTAGCAGGGATCCACAAGTAAGACGTGGTcgagaattttttaaaattcggATCCTTGGGAAAGGCCGAGGTCTCGGGGTAGTACTTCGCATCAGGCAAAATATTGTTTATGTTCATCTTTACAAAACTGAAAGTATACAAAGAAAAGGATACCGTGGAAAAGCAGTTGGAAGGTTCCAACGTGACGTCGTTATTTTGGGGATCATCTTCATTGTAATTTATACAGTTAATTCCAACTATGTCTCCCGGATTGGCTAGAATGGCACAAACAGATCGATGTTCATGTGATTGAGGACTAGTTAAGAATTGATGCTTCCCTTTATTATTACCAAAATCACACCCCTTTATATATTCATCCGAAGAACCTACACCAAGAACATTGTTCGAgtttttaatatttatttttatataaggTGTTATTCCTTTGTATTCTTTCTTCGTGTCACAGACGCAAACAATACTCATGTCTGCCTCCAATTTGAAGGGCATAATGTAGATGCCCAAATTATACCTGTCGTAGAGAATCTGGTTTTCCAGAATAATCCCAGGAAGGGTTGTATATATGGGTTCTTCATTATTCCTAATTATGAGCCGGtcctttattccttcatATGTGAAACAGTAACTTGAATTGTACGTGTTCATGTGTTCTCCCTCATTATGTACAATCGGGCAAAGAAACTTGATTCTTTTGTTCGGGTCGTAGTCTACCACACAATGCTCGCTTGGGTAGTCATTCAAGTTACAGATGTAATAATTCCCTAATTCTATTTCCTTCAAATATAGCGCATATGCTGGGGAGTACATATAcaaccatatatatatactaacCAGTAAAGAGTAAAATACTTTTCTcatcttgaaaaaaaaaatcgaaaaaaatataaaaaaagaaaaaaaataatatagcaAAA comes from the Plasmodium knowlesi strain H genome assembly, chromosome: 3 genome and includes:
- a CDS encoding pbs36-like protein, whose product is MGKMSTCLPVVSNMLAFILLYYFFSFFIFFSIFFFKMRKVFYSLLVSIYIWLYMYSPAYALYLKEIELGNYYICNLNDYPSEHCVVDYDPNKRIKFLCPIVHNEGEHMNTYNSSYCFTYEGIKDRLIIRNNEEPIYTTLPGIILENQILYDRYNLGIYIMPFKLEADMSIVCVCDTKKEYKGITPYIKINIKNSNNVLGVGSSDEYIKGCDFGNNKGKHQFLTSPQSHEHRSVCAILANPGDIVGINCINYNEDDPQNNDVTLEPSNCFSTVSFSLYTFSFVKMNINNILPDAKYYPETSAFPKDPNFKKFSTTSYLWIPANVPQAFFLVCSCKYAKGEGTAMYHVSSSTLEV